The nucleotide window CGACTACCTGCTCTTTATACACATCGACGAGCTCTTCAAAATGAAGCTCCCCCAACGGCCGAAGCTGCCGGCCGGTCATCGTCATATCGCCGGCTACAAACGCTTTACCGGCAGCCGCTTCTTTAGAAAGCGCGACCAGATCACGATTCATTTCCGCCAATCTGTCGGCCAGGCCGTATTCGCCCAACTTGATCCGATTCCCGGTAAAGGTCGGCGCATAAAGAATCTGCGTTCCGGCGGCGACGAACTGCCGCTGCAAGTCGATCATGGCTGTACGGTTCTCCAGAATCCAGGCTTCCGGGCAAACCCCGACGGGCAATCCCGCTTGCTGTAAGTTCGTTCCCGTCGCCCCGTCAAGCATAACGATACCGTCTGCGATCAACTGTTGAAACTCGTCTCTTGTCATCCCTACCTACTCCTATCTGCGGGCCCCTACACCCCTGACTTCGTTAAAAATCCATATAGTTTATGTACAACTGCCGGAAAGCGGCATCACCTGCCAGCGCGACTTCCTTTGCTGATGCGATGATCTTGCGGAGCCTTTCTTCGCCGTCTCTCTCCGTCAGCAAAGCGACGGCGCCGGCTAATGAAGTATTACCGACATTGACGGTTCTGGCCGCCAATTCCCGGGGCAACAAGCCAACGGCCGCCGCTTTTTCGGCCTTCAGGAAATAGCCGAAACCGCCTGCCAGATACAATGTGCCGACATCACCGTAAGTTAAGCCGCAGTGCTGCAAAAGCGCTTCCAATCCGGCGCGAACGGCTCCTTTGGCCAGTTGGACCTGCCGTATATCCTGCTGTGTCAGCGTCAATACCGTCCCGTTTTGTTTGCGCGCTATCGGAAAACCGCCGGAAAAATACGGGGCTGCCAATTTTCCGGATCGATCAACGAACCCCGCCTGCAGCAACGCCGCCAACGCTTCAATCACTCCGGTACCGCAAAGACCGGCGGCAGGCGCGCAATCAATGGTCCTGACCGCCGCTTTCCCGTCGATGATTTCCATCGCTGCAACGGCTCCGGGCACACTCCCCGTCCCGCAGCTCAGCTGGCCGCCTTCCAAGGCCGGTCCCGCCGCCACAGAGGCGACGTAAAGCATCCCCTCTTTAGCTACCGCCATCTCTCCGTTCGTCCCCAAATCAAGAAAAACGGCGTTTTTTCCGTCGCTGTCCAAGCGGCAGGCATAAAGGCCGGCAACAACGTCGGCACCGACGTACGTGCTAATACCCGGAACGATGCGGATACGGCACGCCGCCGGCCCGGCGTAATCGGGAAATATCCGCCGCCACGGCAATACGTCCCCGCCTAAAGAAACAGGCGTAAACGGCCACCGGCCCAAGCCGCTGCAATCGAGGCCAAGAAGCAGATGCGTCATCGTCGTATTACTGGCGACAACAATTTCGCCGCAGTCGGCAAAAGTGCCTTCGTAGCGCTGCCAAAGCCGTTGCAAAGCGCCATAGATATCACGGCAGACGAGCCGGCGCAAGGCTGCCGCATGACCTGCGGCAGCCGCCTGAATGCGGCTGATGACATCGGCG belongs to Megasphaera vaginalis (ex Bordigoni et al. 2020) and includes:
- a CDS encoding ASKHA domain-containing protein, with the translated sequence MTMADIRALTGSRIVPDTDTVLRLLGVEDKSARYEQYQRQVRMLIRPRAILAFEECSLYVVMTLGAVISDYVTRLFARHEEDEALWINAIADSCLFAFEEQIRKTIGDLCREKGRGVAGRREVGNGLEPESVRRILEMTEARRRIGVSMTAAGMVLPSKTMCFLFDLTAHTDADAGAEINPCRQCGNDTCTLRRSAAAGRVYTCPPGESVLTFLRRNGVSLGAACGGNGSCGKCRVRLYNGHLDVTYDDLATLSAEELDRGWRLACKAVPQEPVTVCVSQGEETSFRAVGTLTEPLKKAAAGHRFGAAVDVGTTTIAVSLVDLTARKVVDTVTAVNSQRVYGADVISRIQAAAAGHAAALRRLVCRDIYGALQRLWQRYEGTFADCGEIVVASNTTMTHLLLGLDCSGLGRWPFTPVSLGGDVLPWRRIFPDYAGPAACRIRIVPGISTYVGADVVAGLYACRLDSDGKNAVFLDLGTNGEMAVAKEGMLYVASVAAGPALEGGQLSCGTGSVPGAVAAMEIIDGKAAVRTIDCAPAAGLCGTGVIEALAALLQAGFVDRSGKLAAPYFSGGFPIARKQNGTVLTLTQQDIRQVQLAKGAVRAGLEALLQHCGLTYGDVGTLYLAGGFGYFLKAEKAAAVGLLPRELAARTVNVGNTSLAGAVALLTERDGEERLRKIIASAKEVALAGDAAFRQLYINYMDF